AATTTCAAATGTTTGCCTTTAGTTTATCCCAACATTCTTTGCTGGATATAGTTTGCAGACTTTCACTTGTCATGGTTGATATCGGTGAGTATATATTAAGCTGAGCCCTGTGAGATTTCCTCATCATTGACCAAGACTCCAGGTGGTCTTAATGGCCTTCAATACCATCCCCTAGTTTGCTTTTAGAGGGAACACACTGCAATGCCAAGGGTGGGAGCCACTCTAGTTGGTGCTCCAGAGATGTTAAAGTGTGGGGGATAGAATATAGAACTCCTGCATACAAAGGTAGAGTCCAACCCATTACATTTACTCCAGATCTTTAAATCAGCTGCTCAGTATTGGTGAAggaagttcttttattttaatattagaaaattaatcaggggccggagaaatagcacagcggtaaggtgtttgcctgagacgcagaaggacggtggttcgaatcccggcatcctatatggtcccccgagcctaccaggagcgaattctgagcatagagccaggagtaacccctgaacgctgccaggtgtgacccaaaaacaaataaacaaaaaaattaatcaattgcAACCTAATTTACTACAGTGGATAAAAGTCCATCCTATTTCTCTAGTcataatgctgtgaaaaaaagGCTAAAAAACCACTTTATTGGATGGCAATACAATAAACATTTTCACACACTGAATACAATTTCCATATGGCTCAGGGGATGctaggattccaaccactgtctatcctgggtcagctatgtgcaaggcaaacgccctaccactgtgctatctctggcatATACAATTCCCAAATAGTATTTACTTGTGTTTGCTTAGAcagcacatatacaaaaattgtgctaaaatatactaaaaatatagACTAGCATAGTCTGTACAAAGATAAAACTCAAATTTGTGGGGAGGGGGAAAAACTCAAATTTGTGAAGCactctaaattaaaaatagaaaagaaaaatagcaaaaataaaaaataaaaatcgataaaaacagaatttgtggggttttttgttttgtttttgttttgttttggtttggtttttttggaccatacctgatgatgcgcaggggttactcctggctatgcactcagaaatcgctcctggctcggggaaccatatgagacactggaggatcgaacctcgatctgtcctgggtcagccacatgagcaaggcaaacgccctaccctaccagtgcaccatcgctccagcccaagaaatattttttaactcatGTCTTTAATGTCTATTCAACAtcccttgtgatttttttaactCTTGTGTATGTTTCATTTCCTAATGTTTCAAAACTTTTCAGATGAGCCATATGTAAAGGCAGAAAGCACTGCCCAGGTGACCACTAGCTGGCCTGAGCATGTCAAGCTTGTACCTCTAACAGTTGCCCCAGGCTCCCAAACATTGCAGAGGAAAACCCTAGAGCCCCTAAAGGTATACTAGATACCTTCTAGACACATTGGGCAAATTTCTGACAGGAGAGGCATTCAGATTAGGTTAATATGAACACAGCTTtggaatataatatataactatatataataatatataactatatatatataactatatatgaaCACAGCTTTGGAAGTAGGTTCTATCCGCAGCTGGATGAAAAGGCAGAGAGGACTCTGAAATTGTCTTCTCTGAGAACAATAGATATATTCTGCTATTGAGAAGATGGTGCCTTGTAAGTTTAATGAACAAAGAGGAAGGCTGTGGCAATGATTGCTAGTTTTCTGTGCCTGTAAATTACCTTGCCTTTTTTCTACACAAGACCGAACATTAATCTTACCCAAAATATTTAGGGCTTGCTTGATGAGCTGGAGAACAGTTTCCCATTGGAAACTCGAAGATGATTAGTAtagtttttaatttgaaaattcttttagaAAAGTTTACATTTGAGTCAAGTTTTTTGAAACTTGAACCCACATCTTCTACAGGATTGTTATTACAGACAATGGTTAATCCCCAGGCCAGCCCCAGTGACCGCCCATTAGACtcttaaaaagcaaataataggCATTTGTAATGAAAACAGTATAaaacaatattaagaaaaaattgatTTACAAATCAAAGGATTAAATTCAaacatgtaatttaaaatttaattctaatcTAATCCTGGCAACAAGGTTGAAGGCAGGGGCTCACTTTCAAATCTCTCTGCACATaacctaaaatagaaaataagggaggaagaagggatggGTCCTATGCATAGTTAAGGAAGGTAAAAACAGTTATCCTATTGTTCCAAAGCAGAAAGCTCCTATGAAACCTTTCATAAGCCCACATGACAAAGTGAAAAGGTAATCACAGTTAACTTCTACAGAAAAAATCTACCCAGATTTAGAAGGGTAGCCCATCAAATcatagaggaaaaaataaaacaaacactaaCAACTTAGGGGAGAGTGTGGTGATTTACCGTAATGAAGACAATCAGGTAGCTTTAGCCTCAGGGTTGGTCATAAAGAATGAAGCAGATAGTGCTTAAGCTAGTAGCAAATAGCTTCAACAGCAGCAAGGACACAGGCTGCTAGCCATTTATTGAGTATGATATAAGCTCCCACAAAATAAGCTATGCCTACTTCAACTCCCTGGCTGACATGTCACAAGCCTTTCTTTATGTTAACAAGCACATTAAGCATTTTGTAGCTTTGGTATTTTTATAGTATAGATAAatcaaatttactttattttttctctctgatGAGTATTCCTGTTTATTTTGCATGTTTGCCCTAGAAATAAGTCGTGTCCTGTGTCATTGGGGTCTATGTTCACGTGCCATAGCAATAAGCACAGAAAACTTCCCAAGCATTTCACAATAGTTTGTTTCTAGCTCACATCACTCCTCCATACAAGGCAGGCTGTTTCTGAAGGAGTGTGGCTACCGGGGTGAGTCAGGAATCCCCCCATTTTCCTTATCTTACAGGGCAGCATTTCCAGCAGTTAGAATGAGAGAGCACTTGGTGGGGGGGAGCCGACAGCGAACAATTTAAGGAAGAGTTGAACGTAGCTTAACTGTGtggctgtgttttatttttcttttgtgcttttaTAATGCTGGGGAATAAAACCCAGAACTACATATGCAAGATGAATGCTCAGTTGCTGAGCCAACACCAACTCCTCTATATATGGTTcatcttttccaatttttaaacctagtcttattttatctttctctttttttgttttgttttgtttttttgtttgtcaggccacacccgtttgatgctcagggcttactcctggctaagagcgcccagaaattgcccctggcttggggcgcccggggatcgaactgcagtccttccttgggtagtgcttgcaaggcagacaccttacctctagcgccacctcaccggcccctttcttttggggccatatctagtacccagcagtgttcaagattTACATCTGGCTCAatacagggttcactcctggagatATTCAGGGGAAACATAGGCTCtttgagggatcgaaccgagggcAAGATATTTagtataagacaagtgccttatcccagAACTATTCCcagcccttgttttctttttaattttatatttaaacactgtggtttacacagTTGTTCATACAAGTTGTTTCGGGTTTTCAATGTTCCACCCACTAGTGGGGCCTTCCTTcgctccaccaatgtcccccagtttcccactcaccCCCAAAACCTCGCCCCCCTTAGCAGGTACAACAGTTTTGGCTGTAATCAAAATGACTAAtagaattattgaaaatatatttcagcTAAAAGCAAATTGTGAAAAATTGTTCTATCTCACGGACTGAGAccatggaaaaaaaattaaatttgagaaagaaaaaaaattgttctatCTCACACTGTCATTATCtcaaagtcattgtctgaggatttactgttAAATCCCTACATGGTTCCCTAAACTGCAAGAAGAGAACTGCCCCTCCCCTCAGCACAGAGCAGACATGTACCCTCTACTACTGCCCAgtagtagttttgttttttgtttttggtggggtggtgttacaccctgcagtgctcaggggttccttccttccttccttccttccttccttccttctccttcctttccttccttccttcctttccttccttcccttccttccttccttccttcctcctccctccctccctccctccctgcccctccctccctccttccctccctccctcccctcctcctgctcattgctcagaaatcgctcctggcaggctcgggggaccatatggaggccaggattcgaaatgaccttctgcataaaaggcaaacgccttacctccatgctatctcttcgccccacCAGTAGtagttttactttttactttttatatggaGAGATTCTCCCAGGCCAGGTGATGTGCCCAGCAGTGGTGGAAGAGCAGATACAAAATGTTGGGGATGGAATTGGGGATCTAGCATGTACACCAGTTTGGCCTCTGAGCTATGCCCCAGAACCCAAACTTGCTATtcttatatttatgcatatatttgaAGTTCTtcccaatataaataaaagatgaattaATATGTGTTAATTACAAAGGAGCAAAGGTTAAAACTCAATTTTGAAGACAGAAATCTCcagaaatgaggggccggagagatagcatggaggtaagcgtttgcctttcatgcaggaggtcatcggttcgaatcccggtgtcccatatggtcccccgtgcctgccaggaacaatttctgagcctggagccaggaataatctctgagcactgccgggtgtgacccaaaaaccacaaaaaaaaaaaaaaaaaagaaatctccagAAATGAGACAGAGGAAAAGAAACTAGTACAAATCCCAAAAAGATTATATTGTCATGCATTGACTTTTCAATCAACAATAAaccaataggggccagagagatagcacagcgagcagggcatttgccttgcacgcagctgaccttggagggacccagttcgattcccagcatccatatggacTCCcaacctgtcaggggtgatttctgagtacagagcgaaGAGTATCTGCTGcggtgctgcagggtgtggccaccaaaaccaaatcaatcagtcaatgaataataaaaagttttaattaaaatacaaaacaaggggccggagagatagcatggaggtaaggcgtttgcctttcttgcagaaggacggtggttagaatcctggcatcccacatgatcctccatgcctgccagtgatgatttctgagcatagaaccaggagtaacccctgagtgctgccaggtgtgacccaaaaaacaaaaacacaaaacaaaacaataaaccaaatagATGACAATAGACCCAAGAGGCTAGTCTAGAAGCCGAGTTGTTAAGTAGAGTGGCTGCCCAGGCCAGTGTCATCACATTGTGGTTTATAAAAGGACAAAATTACCTAACAATGGGCTGTATCCTGTTATTTTGTGACACTTGACTGCACAAAATAAGACTTGTGATGTTATTAGACTTAGAAGTAAACATTATTTCCACAGTCATAATACTTTAAATCACAGATGAATGATCTAAGCATAATGTGACATTAATTTTGGGTAAAGGAACAGGAATAGGGATAATTATGTTAGTGTAAGTCCTCACTTCCTGTGACAGCAAGAGATGATATTCAaaactattaaattataaaagtatgATATAAACATTTTACTTAGAAATGTGattaatttgggggctggagtggtggcacaggtagtagggcatttgccttgtacgcgctaacctaggatggactgctgtttgatccccaggcatcccatgtggtctcccaagccggggataatttctgagcacatagccaggagaaatccctgagcatcagtgggtgtggccaaaacaaaaacaaaaacattaatttggagTTAGGGGAACAGACAGTGGTCTGACAGAGGTCAGATTAAATGGAATGAGGCAGTTGTTTTCATGTATCATACTAAGCACCTATGCATATACTACTGATGAAAATACCgtttagttattaaaaattaaagtgtgtCCTGGTTTTCTCCCTCTAAaaatgagaattaagaaaaaagaaaccaaaaaactaGTAATCTCTCTTATGACAGCCTTACCTGTAAAGTAATATTATCCTGATAAATAATTCCTTCacttttatatactttaaatacaTGGCGCCatataagatttttttataaaagtgcaTTATCATTACCAGTGAAGTCTTATAACTATTGGTGTAAAGACAAACTTGTATTCCTTCAATATCATTCAATTGTCCTGGTTCACTTTTGTGACTAGATCTCACATACCACAGTTTTACCCTTTAAGCAGTTCAATtttgctcaaagggctggagctcatGCCTAAGCATGCaaagaggcctgggttcaatgcgTAGTACTATAtgaacccccaagcatcaccagttaTGAACACCCCAATAATAAACTGTTCAATTTAGTGGCTtttatatagttacaaagttgtgcaATCAATCTTCAATAGTTCCTgtttgtatcatttttatttaaaaaaagaaaaaaaaagtgcaattttCACTCAATGATAGATTAGCTTGATCTTAAACAGTTGCAGAAAGTGAAGTGCCGGTGTCCTAAAATGATTGTGGCAATCTAGCAAGGCCGAGCAGTTTCACACAGTTTCAATAACTGCAAGCCATTTCCTTGAATTGTTTGTAGAAATTCTggagcaaaaatgaaaaataatattaattttgctATTAGAGTATATTTAAGTCATTTTTCAAAGTTATCTGACCAGTCAAAGAgcaaattttccttttaatgttACAATTTCAGTCTATTACAATCAAGTCCCCTATATAGGAGATGACACATCAAACCTGCAATGTgtacttgttctctctctctctctcctcttctctctctctctctctctcttctctctctcgctctctctctctctctctctctctctctctctcacacacacacaccacatatcaCACACGACACCACACACACTATCAGCTATTTACCGGGCCCCGGGTAGAGGCACTTGATTTACATGTGGCTGTCCCAGTTTTGACCCCcatgcatatggtctcctgagcactgccataggTTACTTTTGAACAGAGAGCCAagaacagcccctgagcatccAGGTTGTGGCTGAAACATGCGCATACACACATAGACACCAAACGCACAAACGCACAGAAGCCTAAAACTGATAAACCATTAGTAatcatttattacattttattgaaaACTCTCCTTACAGTTTGTTTTCATTTACCTTGACTATCTTTGTGGAGTACTTGAGTTTTCTTAGGGCACTAGCTGTTGTGTGGATTCGTCCAACAATAAAACAGAAACTAGCAAAAACTaaactctgtttttgttttttttttttttttttttttggtgttttgggccacacccattgagcgctttgggagttactcctggcttgggggactatatgggaacaCAGGGGATAGAACTTGAGGTCCGTCCGTAGGTCAGCCAcggtcaaggcaaacaccctaccgctgcaccaccactccagcccccagaaactaAATTCTTAAGGACAGTTACATTTAGTCAGTGTCAAAGTAATTTCCTTGTAATATGTACTAGTGGGATAAATTTAAATTGTACAtacgaaattaaaaaaaatttaaccttttgttttttggctttttggatgtgtttattttggggcacaGACAGTGCtactcaggggcttactcctggctctgaattcaaggatcactcctggcatggctcagtCTGCATAAGTGATATGAGGGATAAAACCGAGAGCTGCCACGTGTTaagtaagtgtcctacccactgtactatctctctagcccctttaaatttaaaaacagtatTCACTATTCTTTTCAATGTTTATAAAAGTTATAACATTATCTGAATAAAATaactctaaatttaaaaattttcttgagATACACAAATCTTTATAATATTAATCACACTATTCCCCAAGTACTAGTTGCCTTGGCTTTCTGTTTGTAACTGTAATTACTTAAGAAGAGATTTCTGATTATAGGGCCAAAGCACaggggtaggacattttccttgcacatagctgacccagagcTTGAATCCCCAGTATCcacctatatagtccccaagcctgccatgagtgatttctgagcacaaaaccatggAGTAACCCTAGCACAGCCAGATGtaggcccaaaacaaacagcaacaacaacaaaaaaacagcagAAAATTTCTGTCAAAGGTCAAGAGGTGTTAACTCTGAAACATGATTCTAAAAAGAAGACaattaaatacaaagtaaaaatttgggaggaaagaaacaaaaatgcacTAAATTGACTCACAGAGTACCAGGAAAGTGGTTAAACATGAGGGCTATACGCTCAGGCAGAATTTAGATGAGGTGATGTTACCAGATTCTCAACAGAAATCAAAATCAGTTCGGCTGAAATATATTCCAGTAAGTCGGAAATGATATCAAAACAACTGTGCATAAAAAGAGCTTGACATTGAGACATCTTACACATCAGTTTGATCGCAACAATTCTAAAACAATGAAGCTCAAAATCACAAACCTGAAACTGTGGAATTGTCATTTCAAAGGACTTGCTCTTGGCTTTGCCTGAGTGATCTGCCACTGTCAGCATCACTGCCACGTAAGGGTACTTAAGGGATCGGCAACTGTCAGAGCTGACGGCCATGCCCAGTTTCCACTGAAAATCCACAAGCTGCAAGGCAACAGGGCAAGACCACACATGGTAAGAGCACTGCCCAGAACGAagacattcattttatttcacaGTTCTCCAACTGTTGGCTTCAGTGATTGCCCTAGTCAAAAGAATTTTATATTGCTAGGAGGACAGATGACAATGGAGTACAATAAGGGATATATAGAGGCTTAGATCaggccctgagagatagtacaagaggtaagtttccttgccttgcacatagctaacatgggttcaatccccagaatctcatagggtcccctgtgtaccaccaggaatatttcctgagcagaaaccagaagtaacccctgagcatcacagggtgtggcccaaaaagcaaataaataaatgaataaataaataaataaataaataaataaataaataaatgaaaacattaccATATACCTACTAAAAGGCAAAACTTGAAGTCTATCTTTTTGGGTgctggggggggttgggccacatccagtgatgctcaggggttattcatggctctgtacttagaaattactcctagcaggggctaaagcgatagcacagagggtagggcatttatcttgcacgtggctgacctgggttcgatcccctgcatcccatatgttcccctgagcctgccaggagtgacttctgagtgaaaagccaggagtaacccctgaccgccacCAGatgttgcttaaaaataaaacaaaataaaataaattactcccagcaggctcagagaatcatatgatatgcccaggatcaaacctgggtgagccacatATAGAGCGaagatcctacccactgtgctatcactctggctccagaggTCTGACAATCTCAAGTGTGACAAAGAAGGATGTGTCTGTCACCTGCCATTGCTGAAAATCTAACTTGGGATAATCTTTTGGAAAACTGGCTTTGCCTACTATgattaaatatatgcattttcCTACAACCCAGGAATTTAATTAAGGATATATATGATTCTAGAAAATGTGTCtacaggggccaaagtggtgtgCAGCAgtagagggtgtttgccttgcaagtagttaaCCTAGacagcagttagatcccccagcatcccttctatggtcctccaagcaggagcgattgctgagtgcagtgccagaagtaacccctaagcatcactggtttatgacctcaaaaagaaaaaaaaaaaatgtgcctacAGGATCCGTGTAAGAGAATGCTCCTAGAAACTATATTTGAAATAAACCTACACTATAAGCAACCCAAATGCCCATCAGTAATAAAACAGATGAATGAAAATGCTgtagatcaatgaaagcaaactCAACACCAAAGAGTTGAAAGAGGGACTGCAGAAAGAGTTCaatgagtagagtgtttgccttgcatggccaacccaggtagatccccggcattccatacagtcccctgggcaccatcaggagtaattcctgagtgcagagccaggtgtaatccccgcacttccagatgtggtctaaacattttatataagggAAAAAAAGTTGACAGAAACTGTGACAAAAGGGAAATAATTCATTCAACTTCGGAAATGGGAAACAATCTTGTTTGGGGATGCACAACGAATGGCAAAACTACAAAGAAATGCAAGAATGCCTGCACAAAGGATAACAGTGACGCCAGAAAGAGGTGAGTTTGGGAATAAGTCATGACATGTTTCCAAGTCCTTGGCAATgctctttttcttgccttttgaTTATAGTTAGCCAGATCTTCCTTTAAATTACttaggctgaaacccaactacatcatGTTTGGTAGTCAGTGTTTACATAAAggacattataaaaaaaataaattacttgtgTGTCTGggtcctgtctgtctgtctgtctcctgcaGTGCTTAAGAGCTTTATGCAATGCATGAATTTAAACTGAGGTTTGTGTCTGAAAGTCAAGTGCcaatatactatctttccagcccctaaacctaaatgtttggtttcttttgttgtaaTCAGTGTCAATGgttatatctaaaatttaaacaGGGCCATCATTTAAACTTATTCCATCTGTACACTACTTGGGGCCTAGTTGCATTTttactatacatatataatgaGAGAGGAAACCACTGTGTCTAACtctcaaaatatgaaagaaaaaaggattaTCTAGAAGTACTTCAAGTAGAAAAGGCAATTATAGAACACAATATTGAACCACTGACCATTACAATCAGTGAGATGGGTAGACAGGGAAATAGG
The sequence above is a segment of the Suncus etruscus isolate mSunEtr1 chromosome 8, mSunEtr1.pri.cur, whole genome shotgun sequence genome. Coding sequences within it:
- the COMMD6 gene encoding COMM domain-containing protein 6, which produces MTCLLLSLQVTNQLVDFQWKLGMAVSSDSCRSLKYPYVAVMLTVADHSGKAKSKSFEMTIPQFQNFYKQFKEMACSY